TTTACGTGCCACGTGGAAATTACTTGATTCGTAATGCATACTTCAATGACAAACGATGCCAGAGCAACGCTATTACTATACGCATTGATGGAACTCTCTTAGCTCCATCTGATTATAATGCGATTGGCAATGAAGAAAATtggataaaatttgaaaaggtCAATGGCCTTTCCATCTATGGTGGAACCTTTGATGGTCAAGGTGCTTCTCTTTGGGCTTGCAAGAACTCCGACTACGACGACTGCCCTGATGGCACTACGGTTCGTTACgttttccataaaaaaaaaatattttttggtatttgacatgatgaataaaaattttaattttaccttAAATTTTGGGGCAGGCATTGACTTTTtacaaatcaaataatattataatgagTGGAGTAACCGTACATAATAGtcaaaagtttcaaatattGATAGACGGATGTCGTAACGTAAAGCTACAGGGAGTGAAGGTATCAGCTCAAGGAGATAGTCCCAACACAGATGGAATTCATGTAAAATTATCATCAGGAGTAAGTATTATGAACTCACAAATTGGTACTGGAGATGATTGTATATCCATTGGCCCTGGAAATTCTAACTTATGGATTGAAGGCATTGCTTGTGGCCCTGGCCATGGAATAAGGTTTggaacataaaatttatttttcatttttattgatttatcatttcaactaaaatgtatgTCGATAACATAATGTTGTTGCAGCATTGGAAGCTTAGGCTGGAAAAAGCAAGAGTTAGGAGTCCAAAATGTGACAATTAAGACTGTGACTTTTAGTGGAACAACAAATGGTGTGAGAGTTAAAACTTGGGCAAGGCCTAGCAATGGCTTTGTTAGAAATGTTCTGTTTCAACATATTGTTATGGTTAATGttaaaaacccaatcatcataGATCAAAATTATTGCCCTAATCATGAAAGTTGTCCTCATAAGGTATTGATTGAGcacaagttaattaatttatatatcatgTTCCTTTACCTTATtctaattatattattcatttttttataggGCTCGGGAGTAAAGATAAGTGATGTAACATATCAAGATATACACGGAACATCGGCTACGAAAGTTGCAGTTAAAATTGATTGTAGCAAAAGTAATCCATGTAGCGGCATAACACTTGAAGATTTGAATCTTAGTTACAATGATCATCCGACTAAAGCCTCATGTATTAATGTTAGCGGAAGAGTTTCTGGTTTACAAAAACCTGACAATTGCTTATAAAAAACATAGATTAGATAATAATTGATTTGTATGATACCATACATACTTTCACAAAAATGAAACTGaaattgtaattatttattattgttatgttaaaaattcaatatgttACCTCATGTATCAAATATTAATGTTAAATGAAATGTATCACATtcctatttttatgaaaaagctATATGATCTGCCTGGTTAGAGTAGAAAATTTCTGTACTACTGTTGTCCCAAGTTATAAAATCTAGTTTTTGGCTAAAATCACCACTCAATTATGACTTAAATATAATGTACATCTTTATATTATCTAATTGAGCAAAAGACATTcttatattattcaaaaaataacaagaatcatCCTTCAGTCTATTTTTGTTAAGAAActaattgaacaaataaaaatattttttttttaatttagtcaTGTCTTAGCTAAATCGAGAAGATCAATGTTACCTAAAAGAATAAGgatatgaataaaaaatgaatattttattctcataatataaattttgtgtgttgttagtttatattatttttctttttgcataatcaagtaaattgacttgcaacaaataacaatacgtaagttttgaaatatttatacagTAGGATCCAATGGTTTGAAAGattatgtcaaaaaaaaaatcattttaaaaatcttatgTGCAACTATGTGGAGATtctctttaataaaaaaaaacatatagcACGTATATACTATATAGACAATTCAATTCACattttatacaatatataaaaatactgGTAATTTAGTTAAATTATATAGGCATTTTGTTGTGAAAATTAGataattattactttatttaaaaattttgaaaatggaGTTGTATTTGGACAATTTTTTTACAAAGAATATTTAgcatttgaatatattttgttcGAGTATTTTAATTCTCAATttctaaaaatcaaaaaatcacCCAACTTGACTAGCTCAGTGGCGGATTCAAAATTTCTTAATTATGGATGCTCACCTATTtgtaatttgaagttgataCCAAAATGGGTGCTCaatttacatattcatacaaattatattagtGTTGTCTCCAAATGTAATGGGTGCTCAAGCACCCATGCACTTGAATGTGCATCCATCACTGGACTAGCTTAATCGTGTGTACATATATTCATTCGACTTGACACATTTTTGTTGGTGACTcgagtttcttaaaaaaaatagacaaaatgatgaatcttgcaattttttaaatagtgCAAGGATATTTTTTGTTCActttcataatataaaaatgtacTTTAGATTTAGGTTATAGATAGAGGGAGATTTTAGTCAAAAACTCTTATAAAATCTACCAAATATGTCCCTaaactctatttttcttatgaatttatttatttatcctcTCAAATTAGCCTCATCTTTATTCACTTGTTCCAACTTCTACTTTTTACGAAGTATTATGACTTCAATAGATAATTGCTAGAAACACGTTCAATTTTtcagtatatttttttcttttctggtACAAAAAAACCAAtatattgagaaaataaatataacataattcctttctatatcatatcatataaaacCAGGTTATTTTATAACCATTTTTTCGaagtaatataattaaatagtgGGAGGAATGACGATGAAACAAAACAGAATGACGATTTCATGCCTTAAAACTGACTGAAGCTTCCCTCTTTCCTGATCTCCATTACCCCgaaaattcttttttcatcACTCTTTGCACATGTATCGAATAGTAAAGTTTAACGATTCTTCATTTTGTCAGAtaattttgcccttttggttaaaaaaaaattgatacgCTCTTTTGAACCCAATTCTTTTCACCCACATTGTTTCACACGAGAGACTCAAGAAAACAATTATAGACTTCAAACAATCGTTATTGAAATTTGAacctaatttattattaaaagcTTTTCAAACTCCAATCTGTTAGTGCTGGAATTTTATTACTTGTTTCAAGTTTCGAACTCTAACATCATGTCTTAGGATTGTTCTTGTTTTTGGCGAATGTACTTTTGTTTCAGGTATTATTTTCGTATTACATTTGAATTAGTGGCTAAAATTTCGTTTATATGGCCATCTAGTCAAAGTTTTACATATTAATTCAaaccattttaactcatatTAGCTATCGGTTCGTTATAGATTTTGAAagtaaattttccaaaaaaaattgaaaacattatTTGATTATGATATGTGGTCAATTATTTGCTTATGATAATTGGTAAATTTTTGGAAATCTATCCTCTGAAAACTATCTACGTGAGATTAGATTTTAGGCTTAACTCACCCCAAAAGCTAATTCAAAGACATTTCATTAATCGTTGATGtgagatttttgttattttttaacaCTCCACCTCACgtcagtgcttagcatctgatGCGtggacaattttaatttttgaaggcCCCAAAATCGAGTGAGATGGGGctctgctctgataccatgtgataAGTATTAGGCCTAACCGTCTAAAcataactattaatttaaaaacaaaaactattTTTCAGCAAACATAATGAACTCATTATTGAGTATGTTTGATATTGTTATTGGGAAGTCAGAAgtgtttctctttttctttttagaaaaattatttattttttaaaaaaaattaagtgtttAGTAAATCCTTAAAAACTGCTTTGGAATGAAAGCACAAACAATTTTTCTATTGCAGAAGCTAAAAGTTTTTGCTTTTTAGAAAAAGACaaagcaaaaaaattatttttttaaaactaaaatatctctaacgtataaatatatttatcaatatatctcttattaattaattaattaatatatctcACAAGTCTCATTAATTTTCAttcaagaattttattttttaa
This window of the Solanum pennellii chromosome 2, SPENNV200 genome carries:
- the LOC107010772 gene encoding polygalacturonase-like; this translates as MSPLAIFFLFLINSSLAANTNIYNVQNYGAKFDGKTDSSEAFLSAWSAACASTSSSTIYVPRGNYLIRNAYFNDKRCQSNAITIRIDGTLLAPSDYNAIGNEENWIKFEKVNGLSIYGGTFDGQGASLWACKNSDYDDCPDGTTALTFYKSNNIIMSGVTVHNSQKFQILIDGCRNVKLQGVKVSAQGDSPNTDGIHVKLSSGVSIMNSQIGTGDDCISIGPGNSNLWIEGIACGPGHGISIGSLGWKKQELGVQNVTIKTVTFSGTTNGVRVKTWARPSNGFVRNVLFQHIVMVNVKNPIIIDQNYCPNHESCPHKGSGVKISDVTYQDIHGTSATKVAVKIDCSKSNPCSGITLEDLNLSYNDHPTKASCINVSGRVSGLQKPDNCL